The Toxorhynchites rutilus septentrionalis strain SRP chromosome 3, ASM2978413v1, whole genome shotgun sequence genome includes a region encoding these proteins:
- the LOC129778836 gene encoding dynein axonemal assembly factor 6, giving the protein MSLMGAENIRLLKNLFTPNNEDSDSEDEIQDNAANRQLGPGDIGTNTHSKTKKKRDGNPDEHIKNSSYSPLQETNADEPKTIEEWERREELECEKLLEFRPRPDFKISYKQTVGTEDLFLQMSGKTPGTASCESMIIDIFLNGETAGIHNIDLTVLEQQIIVKSPKYYLDLTLPHKIVPDKGNAAWLSEEKILKLTLKMVREFDFVNF; this is encoded by the exons ATGTCGTTGATGGGTGCTGAGAATATCAGgcttttaaaaaatctgttcaCACCCAATAATGAGGATAGTGACTCTGAAGATGAGATCCAAGACAATGCTGCAAATCGACAATTAG GTCCTGGAGATATCGGCACGAACACACATTCTAAGACGAAGAAAAAACGTGACGGGAATCCTGATGAACACATAAAAAACAGCTCTTATTCTCCTCTGCAGGAAACCAATGCTGATGAACCCAAAACCATTGAAGAATGGGAGCGCCGGGAGGAACTGGAATGTGAAAAGCTGCTAGAGTTTCGCCCTCGGCCGGACTTCAAGATTTCCTACAAGCAAACCGTAGGCACAGAGGATTTATTTCTGCAAATGAGTGGTAAAACCCCCGGTACAGCTAGTTGTGAAAGCATGATCATCGACATCTTCCTTAACGGGGAAACAGCTGGAATACATAACATAGACCTTACCGTTCTGGAGCAACAAATAATTGTCAAGTCACCTAAGTACTATCTGGATCTGACACTACCGCATAAAATCGTCCCTGATAAGGGCAACGCCGCCTGGCTCTCGGAGGAGAAAATTCTGAAGCTCACGTTGAAGATGGTGCGCGAATTCGACTTTGTCAACTTTTGA